One Cupriavidus taiwanensis LMG 19424 DNA segment encodes these proteins:
- the soxC gene encoding sulfite dehydrogenase: protein MSNDLSSGRRRFLQRGAVLGAAAAGAATAARAEPLTVAPWTRTPGEPVLWHAYGQPSPFEKDVVRRSRSAAPVPGANSSMTPLQDLRGIITPTGLVFERHHAGIPLIDPAQHRLAVHGLVARPRIFTMDDLVRLPSVSRIHFLECSGNTGREWKAPGAKSVQISHGLLSCCEWTGVPLSVVLDEAGVAPDAAWVLAEGADGAAMTRSVPLAKALEDALLVYAQNGEMLRPEHGYPLRLFLPGYEGNMSIKWLRRLKLGRAPFMSREETSKYTDSLPDGSARQFTFLMDVKSVITFPAPDHKLRERGFYEISGLAWSGHGRIRRVEVSVDGGRSWREAQLQEPVLDRALVRFRLPWRWDGGPASLESRAIDEAGNVQPTPDQLVAARGVASTYHYNAIQRWRVAADGSIANARA from the coding sequence ATGAGCAATGACCTGAGTTCCGGCCGCCGGCGCTTCCTGCAGCGCGGGGCGGTGCTGGGCGCCGCCGCGGCCGGCGCCGCCACTGCGGCGCGCGCTGAACCCCTGACGGTTGCGCCGTGGACGCGCACGCCGGGCGAGCCCGTGCTGTGGCATGCCTACGGCCAGCCATCCCCGTTCGAGAAAGACGTGGTGCGGCGCAGCCGCAGCGCGGCGCCGGTGCCCGGCGCCAACTCGTCGATGACGCCGCTGCAGGACCTGCGCGGCATCATCACGCCGACCGGGCTGGTGTTCGAGCGCCATCACGCCGGCATCCCGCTGATCGACCCGGCGCAGCACCGGCTGGCGGTGCACGGGCTGGTGGCGCGCCCGCGTATCTTCACCATGGACGACCTGGTGCGCCTGCCGTCGGTGTCCCGCATCCATTTTCTGGAGTGCTCGGGCAACACCGGGCGCGAGTGGAAAGCGCCCGGTGCGAAGTCGGTGCAGATCAGCCATGGCTTGCTGTCTTGCTGTGAGTGGACCGGCGTGCCGTTGTCCGTGGTGCTGGACGAAGCCGGCGTGGCGCCCGATGCGGCCTGGGTGCTGGCCGAGGGCGCCGATGGCGCGGCCATGACGCGCAGCGTGCCGCTGGCCAAGGCGCTGGAAGACGCGCTGCTGGTCTATGCGCAGAACGGCGAGATGCTGCGGCCCGAGCACGGCTATCCGCTGCGGCTGTTCCTGCCGGGCTATGAGGGCAACATGTCCATCAAGTGGCTGCGGCGCCTGAAGCTGGGGCGCGCGCCGTTCATGTCGCGCGAAGAGACTTCGAAATACACGGATTCCCTGCCCGACGGCAGCGCGCGGCAGTTCACCTTCCTGATGGATGTGAAGTCCGTGATCACCTTCCCCGCGCCGGATCACAAGCTGCGTGAGCGCGGGTTCTATGAGATCTCGGGCCTGGCGTGGTCGGGCCACGGGCGCATCCGCCGCGTCGAGGTCTCGGTCGATGGCGGCCGCAGCTGGCGCGAGGCGCAGCTGCAGGAGCCGGTGCTGGACCGCGCGCTGGTGCGCTTCCGCCTGCCGTGGCGCTGGGATGGCGGGCCAGCTTCGCTGGAGAGCCGCGCCATCGACGAAGCCGGCAACGTCCAGCCCACGCCGGACCAGCTCGTGGCCGCGCGCGGCGTGGCTTCCACCTATCACTACAACGCGATCCAGCGCTGGCGCGTGGCCGCGGACGGGAGCATTGCCAATGCGCGCGCTTGA
- a CDS encoding ABC transporter substrate-binding protein, translated as MTSPRPHANAPHTLTRRELLRCAAWSGLGMAASLSPLSAFSASPAARPDVIRVGVAQPATGTPPSFAGSSLAIAHARGWLEESFKPTGTRVEWFFFKGAGPAVNEALANRQLDFALQGDLPSIVARSAGLKTRLVLATGVRANIYVGVPPDSPLKTVSDLRGKRVSLFKGTNMHLPALRLLEANGLSDKDLRLLNLDTAGYLAALSTRDIDAAIGAMDILRLRDKGAVRILYSSKNQSPIYTRQSHVLVSDEFAGRYPEATQHLVKAAVEAARWASDESHREEVLRTWARAGTPYDHWKEDFDGEPLRVRLNPNFDPFLVSRYKDAVEQAYRFKLSRARFDVDQWIDQRFLKAALNDLSLQSYWPVYQPNGKIMGA; from the coding sequence ATGACGTCCCCGCGCCCCCATGCCAACGCCCCGCACACCCTGACCCGCCGCGAGCTGCTGCGCTGCGCGGCCTGGTCCGGACTGGGCATGGCGGCTTCGCTGTCGCCGCTGTCCGCGTTCAGCGCCAGCCCGGCCGCGCGGCCTGACGTGATCCGCGTCGGCGTGGCCCAGCCCGCCACCGGCACCCCGCCCAGCTTTGCCGGCAGCTCGCTGGCGATTGCCCATGCGCGCGGCTGGCTGGAGGAGTCGTTCAAGCCGACCGGCACGCGCGTGGAGTGGTTCTTCTTCAAGGGCGCCGGCCCCGCCGTCAACGAGGCGCTGGCCAACCGCCAGCTCGACTTTGCGCTGCAAGGAGACCTGCCGTCCATCGTGGCACGCTCCGCTGGCCTGAAGACGCGGCTGGTGCTGGCCACCGGCGTGCGCGCCAACATCTACGTGGGAGTGCCGCCCGATTCGCCGCTGAAGACGGTCAGCGACCTGCGCGGCAAGCGCGTGTCGCTGTTCAAGGGCACCAACATGCATCTGCCCGCGCTGCGCCTGCTGGAAGCGAACGGGCTGTCGGACAAGGACCTGCGCCTGCTGAACCTGGACACGGCCGGCTACCTGGCGGCGCTGTCCACGCGCGACATCGACGCCGCCATCGGTGCCATGGACATCCTGCGCCTGCGCGACAAGGGCGCGGTGCGCATCCTGTACTCAAGCAAGAACCAGTCGCCGATCTACACACGGCAAAGCCACGTACTGGTGAGCGACGAATTCGCCGGGCGCTATCCGGAGGCCACGCAGCACCTGGTGAAGGCCGCGGTCGAGGCGGCGCGGTGGGCCTCGGACGAGAGCCATCGTGAAGAAGTGCTGCGCACCTGGGCGCGTGCGGGCACGCCTTATGACCACTGGAAGGAGGACTTCGACGGCGAGCCGCTGCGGGTGCGGCTGAACCCGAATTTCGATCCCTTCCTGGTCAGCCGCTACAAGGACGCGGTCGAGCAGGCCTATCGCTTCAAGCTGAGCCGTGCGCGCTTTGACGTGGACCAGTGGATCGACCAGCGCTTCCTGAAGGCTGCGCTCAACGACCTGAGCCTGCAGAGCTACTGGCCCGTCTACCAACCCAACGGCAAGATCATGGGAGCCTGA
- a CDS encoding ABC transporter permease, translated as MTQPGLTLADPLRPEYEREPEPFTEAPLARALPWHQRAWQQDWLRKALILLALGLIWEAVARVQDNDLLLPSCLATLRAFGAAVTSGELPGKAAISLSVLLRGYAAGIVLAFVLTSLAVSTRIGRDLLDTLTAMFNPLPAIALLPLALLWFGLGTGSLVFVLIHSVLWPLALNMYAGFRAVPPTLRMAGRNYGLRGLRYVALVLVPAALPAILSGLKIGWAFAWRTLIAAELVFGASSGQGGLGWFIFQNRNELYTDRVFAGLAAVILIGLLVEGLVFTTLERLTVRRWGMQH; from the coding sequence ATGACGCAACCTGGTTTGACCCTGGCCGATCCGCTGCGGCCCGAATACGAGCGCGAGCCCGAGCCGTTCACCGAAGCCCCGCTGGCGCGCGCGTTGCCGTGGCACCAGCGTGCGTGGCAGCAGGACTGGCTGCGCAAGGCGCTGATCCTGCTGGCGCTGGGACTGATCTGGGAAGCGGTGGCGCGCGTCCAGGACAACGACCTGCTGCTGCCCTCGTGCCTGGCCACGCTGCGCGCCTTTGGCGCCGCGGTGACTAGCGGCGAGCTGCCGGGCAAGGCGGCGATCTCCCTTTCCGTGCTGCTGCGCGGCTATGCCGCCGGCATCGTACTGGCGTTCGTGCTGACCTCGCTGGCGGTATCGACGCGGATCGGGCGCGACCTGCTGGACACGCTGACCGCCATGTTCAATCCGCTGCCGGCGATTGCGCTGTTGCCGCTGGCGCTGCTGTGGTTCGGGCTCGGGACCGGCAGCCTCGTGTTCGTGCTGATCCATTCGGTGCTGTGGCCGCTGGCGCTGAATATGTACGCGGGCTTTCGCGCGGTGCCGCCGACGCTGCGCATGGCCGGACGCAACTACGGCCTGCGCGGGCTGCGCTACGTCGCGCTGGTGCTGGTGCCGGCGGCGCTGCCCGCGATCCTGTCCGGGCTGAAGATCGGCTGGGCCTTTGCCTGGCGCACGCTGATCGCCGCCGAACTGGTGTTCGGCGCGTCGTCGGGGCAGGGCGGGTTGGGCTGGTTTATCTTCCAGAACCGCAACGAGCTCTATACCGACCGCGTGTTCGCGGGACTGGCCGCGGTGATCCTGATCGGCCTGCTGGTCGAGGGGCTGGTGTTCACCACGCTGGAGCGGCTGACCGTGCGCCGCTGGGGCATGCAGCACTAG
- a CDS encoding TauD/TfdA dioxygenase family protein, translated as MTTATAHASVSRQQSAPLSTAFSADSGNFEIRPLDAPLGAEVIGLDLSQPLSDADFARIHRAHLDYHVVVFRDQQITPAQQIGFSRRFGPLQIHVLHQFQLPGHPEVLVVSNVVENGKPIGLGDAGHFWHSDLSYKEKPSLGSLLHARELPAEGGDTLFANMHLAWDTLPAALQRAVDGLQAEHTYLARYAELQQRSPWRPNLTPEQVAQVRPVLQPVVRTHPETGRKALFVSEHFTTRIVGLPEDESRDLLDQLFAHSVKPAHIYRHQWQPHDLVFWDNRSLLHLAAGCPPELRRVMYRTTIEGDVPR; from the coding sequence ATGACGACCGCAACCGCCCACGCCAGTGTTTCGCGCCAGCAGAGCGCGCCGCTTTCCACCGCATTTTCCGCAGACTCGGGCAACTTCGAGATCCGTCCGCTGGACGCGCCGCTGGGCGCGGAAGTGATCGGGCTCGACTTGTCGCAGCCGCTGTCCGACGCGGATTTTGCCCGCATCCATCGCGCCCACCTCGACTACCACGTGGTGGTGTTCCGCGACCAGCAGATCACGCCGGCACAGCAGATCGGCTTCAGCCGCCGCTTCGGCCCGCTGCAGATCCACGTGCTGCACCAGTTCCAGCTGCCGGGGCATCCAGAGGTGCTGGTGGTGTCCAACGTGGTCGAGAACGGCAAGCCGATCGGGCTCGGCGATGCCGGCCACTTCTGGCATTCGGACCTGTCGTACAAGGAAAAGCCCAGCCTCGGCTCGCTGCTGCATGCACGCGAACTGCCGGCCGAGGGCGGCGATACGTTGTTCGCCAACATGCACCTGGCGTGGGACACGTTGCCGGCCGCGCTGCAACGTGCCGTCGACGGCCTGCAGGCCGAGCACACCTACCTGGCGCGCTACGCCGAGTTGCAGCAACGCAGCCCCTGGCGGCCCAACCTGACGCCGGAGCAGGTCGCGCAGGTCAGGCCGGTGCTGCAGCCGGTGGTGCGCACCCATCCGGAAACGGGACGCAAGGCCTTGTTTGTCAGCGAACATTTCACCACTCGCATCGTCGGCCTGCCCGAAGATGAAAGCCGCGATCTGCTGGACCAGTTGTTCGCGCACAGCGTCAAGCCCGCTCACATCTACCGCCACCAGTGGCAGCCGCACGACCTGGTGTTCTGGGACAACCGCTCGCTGCTGCATCTTGCCGCGGGCTGTCCGCCGGAGCTGCGGCGCGTGATGTACCGCACCACCATCGAAGGCGACGTGCCGCGCTGA
- a CDS encoding ABC transporter substrate-binding protein translates to MFSRFSRKLGLLALSAGLAITGSAHAEGKLRIAEQFGVVYLLLNVARDQQLIEKHGKQQGVDIKVEWTQLSGGAAVNDALLSGAIDIAGAGVGPLLTLWDRTHGKQNVRGVASLGNFPYYLVSNNPKVKSIADFTEKDRIALPAVGVSVQSRVLQLAAAKQWGDKEYNRLDKWTVAVPHPDAAAAIISGGTEITGHFGNPPFQEQELAGNPNARIVLNSYDVLGGPSSSTVLYATEKFRNDNPKTYRAFVDALAEAAAFATANPEAAADIYLRQSKARTDRALLLRVLKNPQVQFRVAPQNTFVLASFMHRVGAIRNQPKSWQDYFFADPVTAQGS, encoded by the coding sequence ATGTTTTCTCGTTTTTCCCGCAAGCTCGGCCTGCTGGCGCTGAGCGCCGGCCTGGCCATCACCGGCAGCGCGCACGCCGAAGGCAAGCTGCGCATCGCCGAACAGTTCGGCGTGGTCTACCTGCTGCTCAACGTGGCGCGCGACCAGCAGCTGATCGAGAAGCACGGCAAGCAGCAGGGTGTCGACATCAAGGTCGAATGGACCCAGCTGTCGGGCGGCGCCGCGGTCAATGACGCGCTGCTGTCCGGTGCCATCGATATCGCCGGCGCCGGCGTGGGCCCGCTGCTGACGCTGTGGGACCGCACCCACGGCAAGCAGAACGTGCGCGGCGTAGCGTCGCTGGGCAACTTCCCGTACTACCTGGTGAGCAACAACCCCAAGGTGAAGTCGATCGCCGATTTCACCGAGAAGGACCGCATCGCGCTGCCGGCGGTGGGCGTATCGGTGCAGTCGCGCGTGCTGCAACTGGCTGCGGCAAAGCAGTGGGGCGACAAGGAATACAACCGGCTCGACAAATGGACCGTGGCGGTGCCGCATCCGGATGCCGCCGCAGCCATCATCTCCGGCGGCACCGAGATCACCGGCCACTTCGGCAACCCGCCGTTCCAGGAGCAGGAGCTGGCCGGCAACCCGAATGCGCGCATCGTGCTGAACTCGTATGACGTGCTGGGCGGGCCGAGTTCGTCCACGGTGCTGTACGCCACCGAGAAGTTCCGCAACGACAACCCGAAAACATATCGCGCCTTTGTCGATGCGCTGGCCGAAGCCGCAGCCTTTGCCACCGCCAATCCCGAGGCCGCCGCGGACATCTACCTGCGCCAGAGCAAGGCCCGCACCGACCGCGCGCTGCTGCTGCGCGTGCTGAAGAACCCGCAGGTGCAGTTTCGCGTGGCACCGCAGAACACCTTTGTGCTGGCCTCATTCATGCATCGCGTCGGCGCGATCCGCAACCAGCCGAAGTCGTGGCAGGACTACTTCTTCGCGGACCCCGTGACCGCGCAAGGGAGCTGA
- a CDS encoding c-type cytochrome, whose translation MRALERISGAAAVLALACAAQTVLAQTYGIGRPASERDLAAWNIDVTPDGTGLPPGSGTVARGQQVYAQHCAACHGVNGEGKPADALVGGQGTLKDAARGKDPVKTIGSFWPYATTVFDFINRAMPYNAPQSLAPDEVYAVTAWLLHKNGILPADAVLDARTLPQVKMPNRDGFVADARPDTANVPCRSACPGKP comes from the coding sequence ATGCGCGCGCTTGAACGAATCAGTGGTGCCGCCGCCGTGCTGGCGCTGGCTTGCGCTGCCCAAACGGTCCTTGCGCAGACCTACGGCATAGGCCGCCCCGCCAGCGAGCGCGACCTTGCCGCGTGGAATATCGACGTGACCCCGGACGGCACGGGCCTGCCGCCGGGCAGCGGCACGGTCGCGCGGGGCCAGCAGGTCTATGCGCAGCACTGTGCCGCGTGTCACGGCGTCAATGGCGAAGGCAAGCCGGCCGATGCGCTGGTGGGCGGGCAGGGCACGCTGAAGGACGCCGCCAGGGGCAAGGACCCGGTCAAGACCATCGGCAGCTTCTGGCCCTACGCGACCACGGTATTCGACTTCATCAACCGTGCCATGCCCTACAACGCGCCGCAGAGCCTGGCGCCGGACGAGGTCTATGCCGTCACCGCGTGGCTGCTGCACAAGAACGGCATCCTGCCCGCAGATGCCGTGCTGGACGCGCGCACGCTGCCGCAGGTGAAGATGCCGAACCGTGATGGCTTTGTCGCCGACGCGCGCCCGGATACGGCCAACGTGCCGTGCCGCAGCGCTTGCCCCGGCAAGCCCTGA
- a CDS encoding TauD/TfdA dioxygenase family protein, translated as MTQANATQDQPVQLDIHPVAGRIGAEIRGVALHGDLPPATFAAIRAALLRHKVLFFRDQVHLDDAAQQGFARLFGDTVPHPTVPSRDGTQLLELDSQHGGRANSWHTDVTFDLAYPAVSVLRAVTVPAAGGDTVWANTAAAYQDLPEPLRELADKLWALHTNDYDYAATRVNPSDEGLKRYREVFTSALYETEHPVVRVHPETGERTLVLGHFVKKLLDYASADSAHLIAVLQGHVHRLENTVRWRWRAGDVAIWDNRATQHYAINDYGDAHRVVRRATVAGDIPVGVDGRRSKAVKAGVRGEGAAPANQSAGAAQRQAA; from the coding sequence ATGACCCAAGCCAACGCCACGCAAGACCAGCCCGTCCAGCTCGACATCCACCCGGTTGCCGGCCGCATCGGCGCCGAGATCCGCGGTGTCGCGCTGCACGGCGACCTCCCGCCCGCCACCTTCGCCGCCATCCGCGCAGCCTTGCTCAGGCACAAGGTGCTGTTCTTCCGCGACCAGGTGCATCTGGACGATGCAGCACAGCAGGGCTTTGCGCGCCTGTTCGGCGACACCGTGCCGCACCCGACCGTGCCTTCGCGCGACGGCACGCAGCTGCTTGAGCTGGACTCGCAGCACGGCGGCCGCGCCAACTCCTGGCATACCGACGTGACCTTCGACCTGGCCTACCCCGCGGTCTCGGTGCTGCGCGCCGTGACCGTTCCCGCCGCCGGCGGCGACACGGTGTGGGCCAACACCGCCGCCGCGTACCAGGACCTGCCCGAGCCGCTGCGCGAACTGGCCGACAAGCTGTGGGCACTGCACACCAACGACTACGACTACGCGGCCACGCGCGTCAATCCGAGCGACGAAGGGCTGAAGCGCTACCGCGAAGTCTTCACCTCGGCGCTCTACGAGACCGAGCACCCGGTGGTGCGCGTGCACCCGGAAACCGGTGAGCGCACGCTGGTGCTGGGCCACTTCGTCAAGAAGCTGCTGGACTACGCGTCGGCCGATTCGGCGCACCTGATTGCCGTGCTGCAGGGCCATGTGCACCGGCTGGAGAACACCGTGCGCTGGCGCTGGCGCGCGGGCGACGTCGCGATCTGGGACAACCGCGCCACCCAGCACTACGCCATCAACGACTATGGCGACGCGCACCGCGTGGTGCGCCGCGCCACCGTGGCCGGCGACATTCCGGTCGGCGTGGATGGCCGCCGCAGCAAGGCGGTGAAGGCGGGCGTGCGCGGCGAGGGCGCGGCGCCGGCCAACCAGTCCGCCGGTGCCGCGCAACGGCAAGCGGCCTGA
- a CDS encoding ABC transporter ATP-binding protein — protein MATHSLRVVSDRPAPLLQVDGVSLEYRTPERIVRATHRVSFDVHAGDRFVLLGPSGCGKSTLLKAVAGFVPPSEGEIRLEGRRVLQPGPDRIVVFQEFDQLPPWKTVVQNVMFPLRQARRLSRPEARELALDSLHKVGLADFADAYPHTLSGGMKQRVAIARALAMRPKVLLMDEPFAALDALTRRRMQEELLALWDDAAFTLMFVTHSIEEALVVGSRILLLSPHPGRVRAELNSHQFTLASQGSAEFQAAAQRIHGLLFDAPATIDPPPARSAAAR, from the coding sequence ATGGCCACCCACAGCCTGCGCGTGGTGTCGGACCGGCCCGCGCCCCTGCTGCAGGTGGACGGCGTGTCGCTGGAATACCGCACGCCCGAGCGCATCGTGCGTGCCACCCATCGCGTCAGCTTCGACGTGCATGCCGGCGACCGCTTCGTGCTGCTGGGCCCGTCCGGCTGTGGCAAGTCCACGCTGCTGAAGGCGGTTGCCGGATTCGTTCCGCCCAGCGAGGGCGAGATCCGGCTCGAAGGCCGGCGGGTGCTGCAGCCCGGCCCGGACCGCATCGTGGTGTTCCAGGAGTTCGACCAGCTGCCGCCGTGGAAAACGGTGGTGCAGAACGTGATGTTCCCGCTGCGGCAGGCGCGCAGGCTGTCGCGGCCGGAGGCGCGCGAGCTGGCGCTGGACAGCCTGCACAAGGTCGGGCTGGCCGATTTTGCCGATGCCTACCCGCATACGCTGTCGGGCGGCATGAAGCAGCGCGTGGCGATCGCGCGCGCGCTGGCCATGCGCCCCAAGGTGCTGCTGATGGACGAGCCCTTTGCCGCGCTGGACGCGCTCACGCGCCGGCGCATGCAGGAAGAGCTGCTGGCGCTGTGGGACGACGCGGCCTTCACCTTGATGTTCGTCACGCATTCGATCGAAGAGGCGCTGGTGGTGGGCAGCCGCATCCTGTTGCTGTCGCCGCATCCCGGCCGCGTGCGTGCGGAGCTCAACAGCCACCAGTTCACCCTGGCGAGCCAGGGCAGCGCCGAATTCCAGGCCGCGGCGCAGCGCATCCACGGCCTGCTGTTCGACGCGCCGGCCACCATTGACCCGCCACCAGCGCGCAGCGCTGCGGCACGCTGA
- a CDS encoding ABC transporter ATP-binding protein — translation MPHAGTLSIAHLHKQYEVEGRALPVLEDITLTIAPGEFVSIVGASGCGKSTLLRLVVGLEQDYRGEILLDGKRVSGTSLQRGIVFQEHRLFPWLTAEQNIRLALLNTPGSDAEKDRNVAEHIALVGLRGFEQAYPHQLSGGMSQRVAIARALVTRPEILLLDEPFGALDAMTRAYLQQELQRIWQAEGITMILVTHDVEEAVFLGDRVVVMAPRPGRIRRILPVDLPHPRERAGLPFARARDAVLREFAGQEPVVQRAPEPELA, via the coding sequence ATGCCACATGCCGGCACGCTAAGCATCGCGCACCTGCACAAGCAGTACGAAGTCGAGGGCCGGGCGCTGCCCGTGCTCGAGGACATCACGCTGACCATCGCCCCGGGCGAGTTCGTCAGCATCGTCGGCGCCAGCGGCTGCGGCAAGTCCACCCTGCTGCGGCTGGTGGTGGGGCTGGAACAGGATTACCGCGGCGAGATCCTGCTGGACGGCAAGCGCGTATCGGGCACCAGCCTGCAGCGCGGCATCGTGTTCCAGGAGCATCGCCTGTTCCCGTGGCTGACGGCGGAACAGAACATCCGGCTGGCGCTGCTCAACACGCCGGGCAGCGACGCGGAGAAAGACCGCAACGTTGCCGAGCATATCGCGCTGGTTGGCCTGCGCGGCTTCGAGCAGGCCTATCCGCACCAGCTCTCCGGCGGCATGTCGCAGCGCGTGGCGATTGCGCGGGCACTGGTGACGCGGCCGGAGATCCTGCTGCTAGACGAGCCCTTCGGCGCGCTCGACGCAATGACGCGGGCCTACCTGCAGCAGGAGCTGCAGCGCATCTGGCAGGCCGAGGGCATCACCATGATCCTGGTCACCCACGACGTCGAGGAAGCCGTCTTCCTGGGCGACCGCGTGGTGGTGATGGCACCCCGGCCCGGCCGCATCCGCCGCATCCTGCCGGTGGACCTGCCGCATCCGCGCGAACGCGCCGGACTTCCCTTCGCGCGGGCGCGCGATGCCGTGCTGCGCGAATTCGCCGGGCAGGAGCCCGTCGTGCAGCGGGCCCCTGAACCTGAACTCGCCTGA
- a CDS encoding ABC transporter permease codes for MSVADSLSLPAAAAPRVAAPRRPLRWQDAARWLLAWPVPLALLLVWYVAARNAWIPPQVLPAPEDVARTLADLWQSGELQANLAISALRVAGGFAVGLAGGLALGAAMGLSPTLRDYVYPTFKAFSQVPVLGWLPLLMLLVGIDEALKVILIAKAAFVPVALNTYKGIGSVPTRYLEVARVLRLTRWQTLSRVVLPAAAAPVWNGVRYGLTHAWLALVVVELLASSEGLGYMIVYGRQLFQLDMVLAAVVVVGVVGFALDKTLALAEGAVLRWRKPGF; via the coding sequence ATGTCTGTCGCCGATTCGCTTTCACTGCCCGCCGCCGCGGCGCCGCGCGTGGCGGCTCCGCGCAGGCCACTGCGCTGGCAGGATGCCGCCCGCTGGCTGCTGGCCTGGCCGGTGCCGCTGGCGCTGCTGCTGGTCTGGTACGTGGCTGCCCGCAATGCCTGGATTCCGCCGCAGGTGCTGCCCGCACCCGAGGACGTCGCACGCACGCTGGCCGACCTCTGGCAAAGCGGTGAACTGCAGGCCAACCTGGCCATCAGCGCACTGCGCGTGGCCGGTGGCTTTGCCGTGGGGCTGGCCGGTGGCCTGGCGCTGGGCGCGGCCATGGGCCTGTCGCCGACGTTGCGCGACTACGTCTACCCGACTTTCAAGGCGTTCAGCCAGGTGCCGGTGCTGGGCTGGCTGCCGTTGCTGATGCTGCTGGTCGGCATCGACGAAGCGCTCAAGGTGATCCTGATCGCCAAGGCCGCCTTCGTGCCGGTGGCGCTGAACACGTACAAGGGCATCGGCAGCGTGCCGACACGCTACCTGGAAGTGGCGCGGGTGCTGCGGCTCACGCGCTGGCAGACGCTGTCGCGCGTGGTGCTGCCCGCCGCGGCCGCGCCGGTGTGGAACGGCGTGCGCTACGGCCTGACGCACGCGTGGCTGGCACTGGTGGTGGTGGAGCTGCTGGCCTCGTCCGAGGGGCTGGGCTACATGATCGTCTACGGGCGCCAGCTGTTCCAGCTCGACATGGTGCTGGCCGCCGTGGTGGTGGTGGGCGTGGTGGGCTTTGCGCTGGACAAGACCCTGGCGCTGGCCGAAGGCGCGGTGCTGCGCTGGCGCAAGCCAGGCTTCTGA
- a CDS encoding ABC transporter permease translates to MTTSAIRLRIRLPRALRGWVLPLALLALWWAAVRFGWTTSPLLVPVSSVWDTAVRQVQSGALATALAASLWRDLAGFAIGASAGLVFGTALGLSRLFERLVGPSFHTVKQISLFAWIPLISVWFGLGDAAKVVFLSLAAFFPVVLNTFEGIRAVPVDLLEVARVLRFNRTQVLWRVVLPSAAPSIFAGIHLALIYAWLATLGAEYLLVSGKGIGNTMTDGRENFWMDLVIFGVIVVGLVGFTLNWIASRIESRLLAWRGRSVAAG, encoded by the coding sequence ATGACTACTTCTGCTATCCGCCTCCGTATTCGCCTGCCCCGCGCCTTGCGCGGCTGGGTGCTGCCGCTCGCGCTGCTCGCGCTGTGGTGGGCCGCCGTGCGCTTTGGCTGGACCACTTCGCCGCTGCTGGTGCCGGTATCCAGCGTCTGGGACACCGCGGTGCGCCAGGTGCAAAGCGGCGCGCTGGCCACGGCATTGGCCGCCAGCCTGTGGCGCGACCTGGCCGGATTCGCCATCGGCGCCAGCGCCGGACTGGTGTTCGGCACGGCGCTGGGCCTGTCGCGCCTGTTCGAGCGCCTGGTCGGCCCGAGCTTTCACACGGTCAAGCAGATCTCGCTGTTTGCATGGATCCCGCTGATCTCGGTCTGGTTCGGGCTGGGCGATGCCGCCAAGGTGGTGTTCCTGTCGCTGGCCGCATTCTTCCCGGTGGTGCTGAACACCTTCGAAGGCATCCGCGCCGTGCCGGTCGACCTGCTCGAGGTTGCGCGCGTCTTGCGATTCAACCGCACCCAGGTGCTGTGGCGCGTGGTGCTGCCGTCGGCGGCCCCGTCGATCTTCGCCGGCATCCACCTGGCGCTGATCTATGCGTGGCTGGCGACGCTCGGCGCGGAGTACCTGCTGGTATCCGGCAAGGGCATCGGCAACACCATGACCGATGGCCGCGAAAACTTCTGGATGGACCTGGTGATCTTCGGCGTGATCGTGGTCGGCCTGGTCGGCTTCACGCTGAACTGGATCGCCAGCCGCATCGAATCCCGCCTGCTCGCCTGGCGCGGGCGCTCGGTGGCCGCGGGCTGA